In one Echinicola marina genomic region, the following are encoded:
- a CDS encoding RNA polymerase sigma factor, with protein sequence MEGRIDFGGLSDRQLWKEIAGGNQYAFSFLYETTSDALFSYGYKFSSEKSLIEDVIQDVFVIIWEKRDRLDISHSIKFYLFTTFRREMLTRLQGDRGHREELGKFHEESYWEASIQEVLIQRQMTMDSGKHVREAMKILTNRQREVIYLKYLEGLSYEEISEMMDVKVPYLYNLVLKGLKSLKSHFVSTGILNTIRTIFIVLIIKSF encoded by the coding sequence ATGGAAGGACGGATAGATTTTGGAGGGCTCTCGGATCGTCAGCTTTGGAAAGAAATTGCTGGTGGGAATCAGTATGCTTTTTCTTTTCTATACGAAACAACTTCCGATGCTTTATTTAGTTATGGTTATAAGTTTTCCAGTGAAAAATCGCTCATAGAGGATGTGATTCAGGATGTGTTTGTCATTATATGGGAAAAGCGAGATCGCTTGGATATTAGTCATTCTATCAAATTCTACCTTTTTACGACTTTCAGAAGGGAAATGTTGACGAGGCTCCAAGGTGATAGGGGGCATCGTGAAGAGCTCGGAAAATTTCATGAAGAATCCTATTGGGAAGCCTCTATCCAAGAGGTGTTGATCCAAAGGCAGATGACCATGGATTCGGGAAAGCATGTGCGGGAAGCCATGAAAATCCTTACCAATAGGCAAAGGGAGGTTATTTACCTTAAGTACTTGGAAGGCTTGAGTTATGAAGAGATTTCAGAAATGATGGATGTGAAGGTGCCTTATTTATATAATCTTGTTTTGAAAGGGCTGAAATCGCTAAAGTCACATTTTGTTTCTACCGGTATTCTAAATACCATTCGTACAATTTTTATAGTCCTGATCATAAAGTCGTTTTAA
- a CDS encoding FecR family protein: MNKALKVLGKNYSTIEDFLEDKTFCDWVLNKESSYRRAWEDYAENHPELTEEIKVAGEILWELHEEKKAWDKQGKDKVKEGIEKRLGFRTVDRTVKRDYYTYHRNQYSSHRFSWVIAAVVSLVLVGAGIVGWHEVNRREAALPAPEVAMVIKSNQKGQKSIVHLPDGSQVTLNSSSEIRYLSDFGKHHRNLSLKGEAFFQVARDTSMSFIVRSGEITTKALGTSFNISAYENENTSVKLATGIVEIEQDGEEKEETLMRLIPGEEAFLTAGTKIGKRKFDLESAFLWKDGVLFFDEKPFSDVVEILERWYGVEIILKNKPVGKLPLVSGRFDNDHLDNVLKSIGYSLRFSHEIAQKNVTISFD; this comes from the coding sequence ATGAATAAAGCGTTAAAAGTTTTGGGGAAGAATTATAGCACAATTGAGGATTTTTTAGAGGATAAGACCTTCTGCGATTGGGTTCTAAATAAGGAGAGCTCTTATAGAAGGGCTTGGGAGGACTATGCAGAAAATCATCCAGAGTTGACTGAGGAGATAAAAGTGGCCGGAGAGATTTTGTGGGAGCTGCACGAAGAAAAGAAGGCATGGGATAAGCAAGGCAAAGATAAAGTAAAAGAAGGAATAGAGAAGCGACTTGGTTTTAGGACTGTAGATCGAACAGTAAAGAGAGATTATTATACCTATCACAGGAATCAGTATTCAAGCCATCGGTTTTCTTGGGTGATAGCAGCAGTGGTTTCGTTGGTGTTAGTGGGGGCTGGAATAGTGGGCTGGCATGAAGTAAATAGGAGAGAGGCAGCATTACCGGCACCTGAAGTAGCCATGGTCATTAAGTCCAACCAAAAAGGACAGAAATCCATCGTTCATCTGCCTGATGGAAGTCAGGTAACACTCAATTCTTCGAGTGAAATCCGTTATTTATCCGATTTTGGGAAGCATCATAGAAATCTGAGCTTAAAAGGAGAGGCTTTTTTTCAGGTGGCCAGGGATACGAGTATGTCGTTTATTGTCAGGAGTGGGGAAATTACAACCAAAGCATTGGGAACCTCATTTAATATTAGTGCATACGAAAACGAAAACACTTCGGTGAAATTGGCAACTGGAATAGTAGAGATTGAGCAGGATGGAGAGGAGAAAGAAGAAACCTTGATGCGATTGATTCCTGGAGAGGAAGCTTTTTTGACAGCTGGTACTAAAATAGGAAAGCGCAAGTTTGATCTAGAAAGTGCGTTTCTGTGGAAGGATGGCGTGTTGTTTTTTGATGAAAAGCCTTTTTCAGATGTGGTCGAAATCCTAGAACGTTGGTATGGCGTGGAGATCATACTGAAGAACAAGCCTGTCGGAAAACTCCCATTGGTGTCAGGGAGGTTTGATAACGATCATTTGGATAATGTGCTGAAAAGCATTGGATATAGCTTAAGGTTCTCTCACGAGATTGCGCAAAAAAATGTTACTATCAGTTTTGACTAA
- a CDS encoding TonB-dependent receptor, whose product MKNILHGLIMIGKYYLYGFVLQLLFLNLLHAMPTKAQGSLDMQKVYINLDLAEGDLSDVLHEIERQSDFVFVFDDQTEKQAGKVSLSVKNQTLESALYQLAAQNGLSFKQVNNRISVKKSIPNQAEPVEVIREEKVTGTVLDDTGYPLPGATVLVKGTTNGTVTNLEGQYEINVNQGDVIVFSFVGFSSQEVSYTGQSIIDVTMSADETALDEVVVVGYGTQKKINLTGAVSAVGNEEVSRKPVGQVSSALQGVASGLTVTQRSGQPGADQGTLRIRGIGTLNSNEPLVLVDGVQYDINDIDANDIESISVLKDAAAASIYGVRAANGVVLITTKRGKGGKPKVSYNNYFGVQEPTRMTEFVGAKDFMQLVNTMYTNSGAGAIYADDQIAAYDDPNRDPVAYPDNYWLDKVLTGSGFQQSHSLAISGGQENVTYRVSTNYFDQKGLIKNMDFDRFTLRVNTDIKVSEKVKFNADIAANISNRQEPQGVSGSAWYQFGQAAIINPLTPAYYSNGAYAVVRGGQNPLRLQDEGGIYSYKQNLFTGNFQADYEVIKDLTLTGKASINYQSDYTSLHEKQLIYNVPESSSVVLGRNEVTKQSLDYWFKNFQGLANYNKSFGEDHSLHVLAGISSLLQTNESLTGYRTNLPNGNLSEIDAGASDGQEANGTANEYALLSFFGRVNYAFKDRYLVEANIRRDGSSRFADGQKWGVFPSFSLGWRISDESFMQDLSFIDDLKLRGSWGMLGNDAIGNYPYQTSYGFNDYPFGGTLNPAAGLSAYPNSQLSWETTKMTDVGFDLVILEGKMDFTFDYYVKNTDDILLQLPIPSTVGLSAPYQNVGSVENKGWEFSANYHGRAGSDFTYDIGANFSDVKNQITDFGGADYLSTDNNDITTAYQVGYPIGAFFGYISDGIFQSADEVAQHPTQPGSPSAGDLIYRDVNGDGQVNTEDRVYLGSNIPRYTYGLNLNAAYKGFSLTAFFQGVAKADINTLVLKRAPTSTDGNFRSIHLDSWTPENTAASFPRLTTAERNYQSSSYWVESGAYVRLKTLQLNYNLPKSLLEPAKITRARVFVTGQNLFTLSGLENDIDPEAPNDNRYYPQVKTYTVGLSVEF is encoded by the coding sequence ATGAAAAATATATTACATGGTCTTATTATGATCGGAAAATACTATTTGTATGGATTTGTCCTGCAGCTGCTGTTTTTGAATTTGCTGCATGCGATGCCTACAAAAGCTCAAGGCTCTTTGGACATGCAAAAGGTCTATATCAACCTTGATTTGGCAGAGGGGGATTTGTCTGATGTTTTGCATGAAATCGAGCGTCAGTCTGACTTTGTGTTTGTTTTTGATGATCAGACAGAAAAGCAGGCTGGCAAAGTTTCCCTGTCTGTAAAGAATCAAACATTGGAATCAGCTTTGTACCAATTGGCTGCTCAAAATGGGCTTTCTTTCAAGCAAGTAAACAATAGGATAAGCGTAAAGAAATCCATTCCAAATCAGGCAGAGCCGGTAGAAGTCATTCGTGAAGAAAAGGTGACGGGTACTGTTCTTGATGATACAGGTTATCCACTTCCGGGGGCTACAGTATTGGTGAAAGGGACCACCAATGGCACAGTGACCAATCTTGAGGGGCAATATGAGATCAATGTCAATCAAGGAGATGTCATTGTTTTTTCATTTGTGGGCTTTTCTTCCCAAGAGGTTAGCTATACAGGTCAAAGCATCATCGATGTGACTATGTCTGCTGACGAGACTGCTTTGGATGAGGTAGTCGTTGTCGGTTATGGAACCCAGAAGAAGATCAACCTCACCGGTGCAGTATCTGCTGTAGGCAATGAAGAGGTGTCCAGAAAACCTGTAGGCCAGGTCTCTTCCGCCTTGCAAGGGGTCGCTTCTGGACTTACAGTAACCCAAAGGAGTGGCCAACCTGGAGCTGATCAGGGGACATTGAGAATTAGAGGTATTGGTACATTAAACAGTAATGAGCCGCTTGTGTTGGTCGATGGGGTTCAATATGATATCAATGATATTGATGCCAATGATATAGAATCCATTTCTGTGTTAAAGGATGCTGCTGCCGCATCAATTTATGGCGTTAGAGCGGCCAATGGCGTGGTGTTGATTACAACCAAAAGAGGTAAAGGCGGTAAGCCAAAAGTAAGCTATAACAACTACTTTGGGGTGCAGGAACCTACCAGGATGACAGAATTTGTCGGTGCCAAGGATTTTATGCAATTGGTGAATACTATGTACACCAATTCTGGAGCGGGTGCCATTTATGCAGATGATCAAATTGCAGCCTATGATGATCCTAACCGTGATCCAGTGGCTTATCCTGATAACTATTGGTTAGACAAAGTACTAACAGGTTCAGGCTTTCAACAAAGCCACAGTCTTGCTATTTCTGGTGGTCAGGAAAATGTTACTTACCGTGTTTCTACAAACTATTTTGATCAGAAAGGACTGATCAAAAACATGGATTTTGACCGTTTTACCCTTCGGGTAAATACTGATATCAAAGTTTCTGAGAAGGTGAAGTTCAATGCGGATATCGCCGCGAATATCTCTAACCGCCAAGAGCCCCAAGGGGTTTCTGGTTCGGCATGGTACCAATTTGGTCAGGCTGCCATTATCAATCCTTTGACCCCAGCGTATTATTCCAATGGAGCGTATGCCGTAGTAAGAGGAGGACAGAACCCTTTGAGATTACAAGATGAAGGAGGAATTTATAGTTATAAGCAAAATTTATTTACAGGTAATTTTCAAGCAGATTACGAAGTCATCAAAGACTTGACATTGACAGGTAAAGCCTCCATCAATTATCAATCTGATTATACCAGTCTTCATGAAAAGCAATTGATCTATAATGTACCAGAATCATCTTCAGTGGTGCTTGGAAGAAATGAAGTAACCAAGCAATCTTTGGATTATTGGTTCAAGAATTTCCAGGGATTGGCCAATTATAATAAGAGCTTTGGAGAAGATCACAGCCTACATGTTTTGGCAGGTATTTCCAGCTTGCTACAAACAAATGAGTCATTGACAGGATATAGGACCAATCTTCCAAATGGGAATCTTTCTGAAATCGATGCGGGGGCTTCTGACGGACAAGAGGCAAATGGTACAGCAAATGAATATGCGTTATTGTCTTTCTTTGGTCGAGTGAATTATGCTTTTAAGGACCGGTATTTGGTAGAAGCCAATATCCGTAGAGATGGTTCCAGCAGATTTGCCGATGGTCAGAAATGGGGCGTGTTTCCTTCTTTCTCTCTGGGATGGAGGATTTCGGATGAGTCCTTTATGCAAGATTTAAGTTTCATCGATGATTTGAAATTGAGAGGTTCTTGGGGGATGTTAGGTAATGACGCCATAGGTAACTATCCCTACCAGACAAGTTATGGCTTTAATGATTACCCATTCGGAGGAACGCTTAATCCTGCTGCAGGTCTAAGTGCCTATCCTAACAGCCAACTTAGTTGGGAAACTACTAAAATGACCGATGTTGGTTTTGACTTGGTGATCCTTGAAGGAAAGATGGATTTTACCTTTGACTATTATGTAAAAAATACGGATGATATTCTCTTACAGCTTCCTATTCCATCTACCGTGGGACTTTCTGCTCCTTACCAAAATGTAGGTAGTGTAGAGAATAAGGGATGGGAATTTTCTGCCAATTACCACGGTAGGGCAGGAAGTGATTTTACCTATGACATAGGAGCTAACTTCTCGGATGTAAAAAATCAGATCACAGATTTTGGAGGGGCTGATTACCTTAGCACGGACAATAACGATATTACCACTGCCTATCAAGTAGGTTATCCGATTGGGGCTTTCTTTGGGTACATTTCTGATGGGATTTTCCAATCAGCTGATGAAGTGGCCCAGCATCCTACCCAGCCAGGTTCTCCTTCCGCAGGAGACTTGATTTATCGAGATGTGAATGGTGATGGCCAGGTTAATACAGAAGACAGGGTTTATTTGGGAAGTAATATTCCTCGCTATACCTATGGTCTTAACTTGAATGCCGCTTATAAGGGTTTTAGTTTGACTGCATTCTTCCAGGGGGTAGCCAAGGCAGATATCAACACATTGGTGTTGAAGCGGGCTCCTACAAGTACAGATGGTAACTTTAGGTCGATTCATTTGGATAGTTGGACACCTGAAAATACAGCAGCTTCTTTCCCTAGGTTGACAACTGCCGAAAGGAACTATCAGTCATCAAGCTACTGGGTGGAAAGTGGAGCATATGTGAGATTGAAGACTTTACAATTGAATTATAATCTTCCAAAAAGCCTTTTGGAACCTGCCAAAATCACGAGAGCTAGGGTATTTGTAACAGGTCAAAACCTGTTTACGCTGTCAGGTCTGGAAAATGATATTGATCCAGAAGCACCGAACGATAATAGATATTATCCTCAGGTGAAGACATATACAGTAGGGTTAAGTGTTGAATTTTAA
- a CDS encoding RagB/SusD family nutrient uptake outer membrane protein: MMKINILTILAALLLTVSCSEDFLDRQPLDEVSSGNYWATSSDAVNAVNNCYRYLGDSWYRIFLSAATDDSYSWSNWPADVQFAGNGSATSSLGYFSHFWSQHYNTIAAANNVLDNIDQVPSMDEELRNRLKAEAKVIRAYAYQQLVGMYGDVPLITAIQSTDEFNVSRSPKAEVVDFIVQDLEEAADILPESYGAADQGRVTRGAALALEARILLYDERWSAAADVASEVMNLNYSIDSDYLSLFDGTNKNSSEIILAAQYIKNTYPTASATWLGAPSLGGWGQVIPLKSLVDTYECTDGLTIEESPLYDPENPFENRDPRLELTVIVPGTEVNGITIDITNPNSIDRLGQNNASYSGYYYKKGVPADIEGSWDSNSYNDEVLIRYAEVLLIYAEAKIQAGEIDQSVYDAINEVRSRAGVEMPAITSAEAASQDALMEVIMRERRVEFALEEHRLFDIRRWEIAEDVMSGVAMGIYNNFDESRGDYGDFVRVEERQFNPNRDYLWAIPVNEVSINPNLEQNPNW; the protein is encoded by the coding sequence ATGATGAAAATAAATATTTTAACAATACTCGCAGCTTTGCTACTGACCGTATCTTGTAGTGAAGACTTCTTGGATAGACAACCTTTGGATGAAGTTTCCAGTGGGAATTATTGGGCGACTTCTTCTGATGCGGTCAATGCAGTCAATAACTGCTATAGATATCTTGGGGATAGTTGGTACAGGATTTTCCTTTCTGCCGCTACAGATGATAGTTATTCTTGGAGTAACTGGCCGGCAGATGTGCAGTTTGCCGGAAACGGCAGTGCGACCAGTAGTTTAGGTTATTTCAGCCATTTCTGGTCTCAGCACTATAATACCATTGCAGCGGCCAATAATGTATTGGACAATATCGATCAGGTTCCGTCTATGGATGAGGAACTGAGAAATAGATTGAAAGCTGAAGCCAAGGTAATCAGGGCTTATGCTTACCAACAGCTTGTAGGGATGTATGGGGATGTACCTTTGATTACTGCCATCCAAAGCACAGATGAATTCAATGTGTCTAGAAGCCCAAAGGCGGAAGTCGTTGATTTTATCGTTCAGGATTTAGAAGAAGCTGCTGATATTTTGCCGGAAAGCTATGGGGCCGCAGACCAAGGCAGGGTGACCAGAGGGGCAGCATTGGCTTTGGAAGCTAGAATTCTTTTGTATGATGAAAGGTGGTCAGCAGCAGCAGATGTGGCCAGTGAAGTAATGAATCTAAATTATAGTATCGACAGCGATTATTTAAGCTTGTTTGATGGCACCAATAAAAATAGTTCAGAGATCATTTTGGCAGCCCAGTACATTAAAAATACATATCCTACGGCAAGCGCTACTTGGTTAGGAGCACCTTCGCTAGGTGGGTGGGGACAGGTAATTCCACTAAAAAGTCTGGTGGATACTTATGAGTGTACTGATGGATTGACCATTGAGGAATCTCCATTATATGATCCTGAGAACCCTTTTGAAAACAGGGATCCTAGATTGGAGTTGACGGTGATCGTTCCTGGGACTGAGGTGAATGGGATTACCATAGATATTACCAATCCTAACTCAATTGATCGTTTGGGGCAAAACAATGCGTCCTATTCTGGTTATTATTATAAGAAGGGAGTGCCAGCTGACATTGAAGGAAGTTGGGACAGCAATTCCTATAATGATGAGGTATTGATCCGGTATGCAGAGGTGTTGCTGATTTATGCTGAAGCAAAGATTCAGGCCGGTGAAATCGACCAAAGTGTATATGATGCGATTAATGAAGTGCGGAGCAGAGCAGGTGTGGAAATGCCGGCAATCACTTCTGCAGAGGCTGCTTCTCAAGACGCTTTAATGGAAGTGATCATGAGGGAAAGAAGAGTAGAGTTTGCATTGGAAGAGCATCGCTTGTTTGATATTAGAAGATGGGAGATTGCAGAAGACGTGATGTCGGGAGTAGCCATGGGGATTTATAATAATTTTGATGAAAGTAGAGGAGATTATGGTGATTTTGTAAGAGTAGAAGAGCGCCAGTTTAATCCTAACCGGGATTACCTATGGGCCATTCCTGTTAATGAAGTTTCCATTAATCCAAATTTGGAGCAAAATCCTAATTGGTAA
- a CDS encoding family 20 glycosylhydrolase has protein sequence MMRKITLCLSAMLLCVAVLAQNKEHLSERYPLIPYPAELIAQDGTFKLSAATNIELEAGELDLSNEVTFLREMLSSYNFDQAGRSTDGRIQLTFSNEVQAEEGYILAISSEEVVIKASTQTGFFRGIQAFGQLLPVNLSGEKWSEVELPAVKINDAPKYDWRGMHIDVARHFFTKEYIKKFIDRLARYQFNKLHLHLTDDQGWRIEIKQFPKLTEVGAWRTYNKQDSVCMERAATNPDYIIDPWNIKEVNGKEVYGGFYTQEDIKEIIAYAVKHHIEVVPEIDMPGHMTAAIRAYPYLTGDQETEWGEVFSSPLSPCQESTYTFTEKVLDEIMALFPSKYVHIGADEVERKFWETSMCEEWMKTNGIEDVDKLQSFFVNHMEAYVQSKGKQLIVWDDALAGGISPTAHVMYWRSWVKDAPLKAIENGNEVIMSPVGGGLYFDYAPDKSSLRKVYTVSIVPEGFTAEQANKVIGGQANIWTEYIPSEARADYMYMPRMTALAERLWSDPKDFEGFQERLDNHFAWMQHEGINYRLPDLNGIADMNMFVGKGKLEVSTPVDFLTIRYTKDGSDPEMDDSVLEKPLKVKSDTDFKIAAFGPSGNRGDVYEVPYRKTTYLKAINPKEVSGQKGLNMHFHKGTFKQTALMDGHQADEVRLMEELSIPADLAKGAFGAEFRGYIHVPAKRIYDFILTSDDGSKLYIGGREVIDNDGFHPAKEVSGQVALNAGLHPFELDFIEAGGGHTLILEYIDETGERKPVPADWLVREK, from the coding sequence ATGATGAGGAAAATCACCCTTTGTTTAAGTGCAATGCTGCTGTGTGTGGCGGTGTTGGCTCAGAATAAGGAGCATCTTTCTGAGAGATATCCTTTAATTCCCTATCCTGCTGAGTTGATCGCCCAAGATGGGACTTTTAAGCTATCTGCTGCAACAAATATTGAATTGGAAGCCGGAGAACTGGATTTGAGCAATGAGGTTACTTTTTTGAGAGAAATGCTGTCTTCATATAATTTTGATCAGGCCGGTAGGTCCACAGACGGCAGGATACAATTGACATTTTCCAATGAGGTTCAAGCAGAAGAGGGATATATTTTAGCTATTTCAAGCGAAGAAGTGGTGATTAAGGCCAGTACCCAAACTGGTTTTTTTAGAGGTATCCAAGCTTTTGGACAATTATTGCCGGTGAATCTTTCTGGAGAGAAGTGGAGTGAAGTAGAACTTCCTGCTGTAAAAATCAATGATGCCCCCAAATATGACTGGAGAGGTATGCACATCGATGTTGCAAGGCATTTTTTTACCAAAGAATACATTAAAAAATTTATAGATAGACTTGCCAGATACCAGTTTAACAAACTCCATTTGCATTTGACAGATGACCAAGGTTGGCGGATTGAAATCAAACAATTTCCTAAGCTCACTGAAGTAGGAGCTTGGAGGACTTATAATAAGCAAGATAGTGTATGTATGGAGCGGGCAGCAACCAACCCAGATTATATTATCGACCCGTGGAATATCAAAGAAGTAAACGGGAAGGAAGTTTATGGTGGTTTTTATACTCAAGAGGATATCAAGGAGATAATTGCCTATGCAGTCAAACATCATATAGAGGTGGTTCCCGAGATAGATATGCCCGGACACATGACCGCAGCGATCAGGGCTTATCCTTATTTGACCGGTGATCAGGAAACGGAATGGGGAGAGGTTTTTTCAAGTCCATTGAGTCCTTGTCAGGAAAGTACTTATACCTTCACTGAAAAAGTGTTGGATGAGATCATGGCTTTGTTTCCCAGTAAATATGTTCATATAGGGGCCGATGAAGTGGAAAGGAAGTTTTGGGAAACATCCATGTGTGAGGAATGGATGAAGACAAATGGGATCGAGGATGTGGATAAACTGCAAAGTTTCTTTGTGAATCATATGGAGGCTTATGTGCAATCGAAAGGGAAGCAACTTATTGTATGGGATGATGCGTTGGCCGGGGGAATCAGCCCGACTGCGCATGTGATGTACTGGAGAAGCTGGGTGAAGGATGCGCCATTGAAGGCAATAGAAAATGGCAATGAGGTGATCATGTCACCTGTAGGAGGAGGACTTTATTTTGATTACGCACCAGATAAGAGCTCTTTGAGAAAAGTATACACGGTGAGCATAGTTCCAGAAGGTTTTACTGCTGAGCAAGCTAATAAAGTAATTGGTGGTCAAGCCAATATCTGGACTGAATATATCCCTTCGGAAGCGAGAGCAGACTATATGTATATGCCTAGGATGACCGCTTTGGCAGAAAGGTTATGGTCAGATCCTAAGGATTTTGAAGGTTTCCAAGAAAGATTGGACAATCATTTTGCTTGGATGCAGCATGAAGGAATCAACTATCGTCTTCCTGATTTGAATGGCATTGCGGATATGAACATGTTTGTGGGAAAAGGTAAGTTGGAAGTAAGTACCCCAGTTGATTTTTTAACGATAAGGTACACAAAGGATGGTTCTGATCCAGAAATGGATGATAGCGTTTTGGAAAAGCCTTTAAAGGTAAAGTCAGATACAGATTTTAAAATAGCTGCTTTTGGTCCTTCAGGGAATAGGGGGGATGTGTATGAGGTGCCTTACAGAAAAACAACCTATTTAAAGGCAATAAATCCCAAAGAGGTTTCAGGACAAAAAGGACTCAATATGCATTTCCATAAGGGAACATTCAAGCAAACAGCGCTTATGGATGGCCATCAGGCTGATGAAGTAAGGTTAATGGAGGAATTAAGTATTCCTGCAGATTTGGCCAAAGGTGCTTTTGGAGCTGAATTTAGAGGGTATATCCATGTGCCGGCAAAGAGAATATATGACTTTATATTGACCAGTGATGATGGTAGTAAACTGTATATAGGAGGCCGGGAAGTTATTGATAATGATGGTTTTCACCCTGCCAAAGAGGTCAGTGGACAGGTAGCCTTGAATGCTGGCCTACATCCCTTTGAGCTGGATTTTATTGAAGCGGGGGGAGGACACACGCTTATTTTAGAATATATCGACGAGACTGGTGAAAGGAAACCAGTTCCTGCTGACTGGCTAGTTAGAGAAAAGTAA
- a CDS encoding beta-galactosidase encodes MQNNILKVFLSGAMLFLLGVNAYGQKSSFEISDGEFLYNGEAVPIYSGEMHYARIPKAYWTHRLKMMKAMGLNTVATYVFWNYHNTAPGVWDFKSGNKDLRAFIKAAEEEGMFVILRPGPYACAEWEFGGYPWWLQNEPTLEVRSNNQAFLDSANVYIKHLADEVKDLQVTKGGPIIMVQVENEFGSYVAQRSDIPQEEHQAYYEAIHQSLKDVGFEVPFFTSDGTWLFEGGALPGVLPTANGEGNVGNLKKAVDKYHGGKGPYMVAEFYPGWLDHWGEEFVRIGKGQIVEQTRKYLENGVNFNFYMVIGGTNFGFTSGANYNDEHDIQPDITSYDYDAPISEAGWATDKFMGIRELMKAFAPYEIPAIPEQIPVITLEEGVKMDKAVSLFDLKEGIKPVVNDEPMTFEELGQGHGYVLYSKLFNQPINGKLKVTGLRDFATVYVNGNYVGSLNRVNNEYELDINIPFNGRLELLVENMGRINYGAQIVQNTKGIISGIKINEYEITGNWKHYGFPMDKMPKVDNSGSSDTKPTLYFGKFDLENVGDIFLNMEKWGKGIVFVNGHNLGRYWSIGPQQTLYVPGAWLIEGENQICVFEQLNQGVPEVLETIEQPVLEKLSLD; translated from the coding sequence ATGCAAAATAATATATTAAAAGTTTTCCTTAGTGGAGCGATGCTCTTTTTACTGGGGGTAAATGCCTATGGGCAAAAGTCATCATTTGAGATTAGTGACGGTGAATTTCTGTACAATGGAGAAGCAGTGCCGATATATTCTGGGGAGATGCATTATGCAAGAATCCCCAAAGCATATTGGACTCACCGGCTAAAGATGATGAAGGCAATGGGACTCAACACGGTGGCAACATATGTTTTTTGGAATTACCATAATACAGCACCTGGAGTTTGGGACTTCAAATCCGGCAATAAGGATTTAAGGGCATTTATTAAGGCTGCAGAGGAGGAAGGGATGTTTGTAATTCTTCGTCCCGGTCCCTATGCCTGTGCAGAGTGGGAATTTGGCGGCTATCCATGGTGGTTGCAAAATGAACCTACCCTCGAGGTGAGATCAAATAATCAAGCATTTTTAGATTCAGCCAATGTTTATATAAAACACTTGGCCGATGAAGTAAAAGATTTGCAGGTGACCAAAGGAGGTCCTATTATCATGGTGCAGGTGGAGAACGAATTTGGCTCCTATGTGGCACAAAGGTCTGATATTCCTCAAGAAGAGCATCAAGCGTATTACGAAGCGATTCATCAATCTTTAAAAGATGTAGGTTTTGAGGTGCCTTTTTTTACTTCCGATGGCACCTGGTTGTTTGAGGGAGGTGCCTTGCCCGGGGTATTGCCGACAGCAAATGGTGAGGGGAATGTGGGGAATCTGAAGAAGGCAGTAGACAAATATCATGGAGGAAAAGGCCCCTATATGGTGGCAGAGTTTTATCCAGGTTGGTTGGACCACTGGGGGGAAGAGTTTGTGCGCATAGGAAAAGGCCAAATCGTCGAGCAAACGAGAAAGTACCTTGAAAATGGTGTTAACTTCAATTTTTATATGGTTATTGGAGGAACAAATTTTGGGTTTACTTCTGGTGCCAATTATAATGATGAACACGATATACAGCCGGACATTACCAGTTATGACTATGATGCTCCAATAAGTGAAGCAGGATGGGCAACGGATAAATTTATGGGAATTCGTGAACTGATGAAAGCGTTTGCACCCTATGAGATTCCTGCGATCCCAGAGCAAATTCCTGTTATTACTTTAGAAGAAGGTGTGAAAATGGATAAGGCTGTATCCTTGTTTGATTTGAAAGAAGGAATCAAACCAGTGGTCAATGATGAACCAATGACCTTCGAAGAACTGGGACAGGGGCATGGTTATGTTTTGTACAGCAAGCTATTTAATCAGCCAATCAATGGGAAATTAAAAGTAACAGGACTCAGGGACTTTGCCACAGTATACGTGAATGGAAACTATGTGGGAAGTTTAAATCGTGTCAATAATGAATATGAGCTGGATATTAATATTCCTTTTAATGGTAGATTGGAGTTGTTGGTCGAAAATATGGGGAGAATAAATTATGGGGCTCAAATTGTTCAAAATACGAAAGGGATCATTTCAGGAATAAAAATCAATGAGTATGAGATTACTGGAAACTGGAAACACTATGGTTTTCCTATGGATAAGATGCCTAAAGTGGACAATAGTGGCTCTTCTGATACAAAACCTACACTTTATTTTGGTAAATTCGATTTGGAAAATGTGGGGGATATCTTTCTCAACATGGAAAAATGGGGCAAGGGAATTGTCTTCGTCAATGGTCATAATTTAGGCAGGTACTGGTCTATAGGGCCACAGCAGACCCTTTATGTTCCAGGAGCGTGGTTAATAGAAGGTGAAAACCAAATTTGTGTTTTTGAACAACTCAACCAAGGTGTACCAGAAGTGCTGGAAACTATAGAACAGCCTGTGTTGGAAAAATTAAGTTTGGACTGA